A genome region from Triticum aestivum cultivar Chinese Spring chromosome 2B, IWGSC CS RefSeq v2.1, whole genome shotgun sequence includes the following:
- the LOC123043415 gene encoding uncharacterized protein, translating into MSGSAFNAFKSRVPVAWSPKLYITLVRGLPGTRKLHRRTLEAMRLRRCHRTVEHRTTPSLLGMLTQVKRLVVVETEEMYNARKQADEQRRALRPPLVVSHAPPPKPAAAAPEGAGQ; encoded by the coding sequence ATGAGCGGGAGCGCGTTCAACGCGTTCAAGTCGCGGGTGCCGGTGGCGTGGAGCCCGAAGCTGTACATCACGCTGGTGCGCGGGCTCCCCGGGACGCGCAAGCTCCACCGCCGCACCCTGGAGGCCATGCGCCTCCGCCGCTGCCACCGCACCGTCGAGCACCGCACCACGCCCTCCCTCCTCGGGATGCTCACCCAGGTCAAGCGCCTCGTCGTCGTCGAGACCGAGGAGATGTACAACGCGCGGAAGCAGGCCGACGAGCAGCGCCGCGCCCTCAGGCCCCCGCTCGTCGTCTCGCACGCCCCGCCGCccaagccggccgccgccgcgccggagggCGCGGGCCAGTAG